The sequence CGGGGCTGGCACGGCTGTGGTCGCTGGCGTCCTCGCGAGCCTGCCGGTGTTCGGCGTGTTTCACGTTCTCGGCGGGGGAATTGGACTGATCGTCACGAGTGCGATCGGGGGCGTCCTGTTCGCCGTCGCGTACGTGTTGACCGGCCAACTGGGGTTGCCGATCGGCGTTCACTTCGGTGGCGTCGCGATCGTGAGTATCGGCCAGGAACCGATCTCGGCAGAGCCCGCGTTAACCCTCCCGTCGATTCTCGTCGCAGAACAGGCGACCACGCCGTCGCTCGCGACCGGCGTCGAGACGTGGACGGTTCGGATGCTGATCGGCGTCGCACTCGTGTGTGCGTGGGTGTACCTCGTTTACGGCGATCTCTCGGTCACCGACCGACTGTACCGGGAGGATGCTGGCTACTGACGTGACCCGGATCAGGGCTATCCCTCCCTCGAGCGCACGACTTCAGCCCTTGAAGTTGTGGGGTTTACATTTTCTCGATCGAAACGGACCACCACGTATGAGCGAGGAGTGTGACGTCGAGACGATCGGGAGCGTGCTGAACGACGCCGTCGCCCGATCCATCCTCGTTCACGTTCGATCGGAGGCCATGTCGGCCAGCACACTCGCCGAACGCTGTGACGTCTCGGAGGTGACGATCTACCGCCGTCTCGAGACGCTTCGCGACCACGACCTCGTCACGGCGACGACCGTTCCCGACCGTGACGGACACCACTACAAGGTGTACCGGGCCAACCTGCACCGTCTCACGGTCACGCTGACCGACGACGGGTTCGACCTCAGCGTCGAACGGACGGAGACGCCCGCCGATCGACTCACCCGGTTAATCGAGGAGCTGTGACAATGATACCCCAGATCGACCTCTCGTTCGAACTCATCGTACAGGGAACCCTGTTTAGCATCCTGACCGTCCTCGGGCTCGCGATCGTCGCGATCGCCTTTCAGGGGTACCGACGGAACCAGAGTCGACCGATGCTGTTTCTGGCCGTGGGGTTCGCCGCCATCATCCTCCCCGAACTCGCGATGACGGTCGTCACGAGAATCGTCGAGATCTCCCAGTTCTGGACGGTGACCGTCTTCCAGGTGACCAACGTCTTCGCGTTCCTCTGTATCCTGTATGCGATCACGATGGACGCGTGAGAGACTTCGTCCGATCACCGACGCTCCGCAGCGATCTCCCGCGTTCGCTCTCTGATGATCGACCGAACGCGACCGGGATTCGGAACGTTGTGGAACTCGAGGTAGCCGAGGCTGGCGTTCGTCCCGCCGGTGAGCACGGCGACCGTCCCCACGCCGAAGGTGCGCTGGACGCGGTTCTGATCCAGTTCGTGACCGCG is a genomic window of Natrarchaeobaculum aegyptiacum containing:
- a CDS encoding DUF7521 family protein, which gives rise to MIPQIDLSFELIVQGTLFSILTVLGLAIVAIAFQGYRRNQSRPMLFLAVGFAAIILPELAMTVVTRIVEISQFWTVTVFQVTNVFAFLCILYAITMDA
- a CDS encoding helix-turn-helix domain-containing protein, with product MSEECDVETIGSVLNDAVARSILVHVRSEAMSASTLAERCDVSEVTIYRRLETLRDHDLVTATTVPDRDGHHYKVYRANLHRLTVTLTDDGFDLSVERTETPADRLTRLIEEL